The DNA sequence GACTACATCCCCACCTGCTGAAGGGGCATCAAGCATGGCCGTTTTCGGAAAAGATACAATGGCACGGTGGCCATCAACTTTAATGTTGAGCTCAAGGCCCCAAAAGAGAATCAGTGCCCAGGAAGCCGCAACAAATGACCACTTCGCCGTTACTGATTTATTGTTGTAGTACAAAAACCCCGCCAACAATAAGGATAATATCAAGAAAATTAAGACATTAAATAAGTCATAATATTGTTGATATAAGTTTGAAAAATAAGCACGATCGCCAAATTCATAACCCTGAAGCTGTGCATTCTTGGCTAAAGTGTCCATTTTTTTCAATACCCCCTGATCGAGTGTCCGATCATAATATTTATTCAGAAAATACATCGTCG is a window from the Persicobacter psychrovividus genome containing:
- a CDS encoding SH3 domain-containing protein; this encodes MKKIILFLTVFFGVFSQSFGKQSDNEQLAKADSLFAQKHYTESFELYQELVFDKQLVSNSMLLKMAFIKEGMKDYGATMYFLNKYYDRTLDQGVLKKMDTLAKNAQLQGYEFGDRAYFSNLYQQYYDLFNVLIFLILSLLLAGFLYYNNKSVTAKWSFVAASWALILFWGLELNIKVDGHRAIVSFPKTAMLDAPSAGGDVVGMIGAGHRVEVVGHQDVWTKILWEGKAVYVKDHNLQLL